A region of Leclercia adecarboxylata DNA encodes the following proteins:
- the ruvC gene encoding crossover junction endodeoxyribonuclease RuvC, with protein sequence MAIILGIDPGSRITGYGVIRQVGRQLTYLGSGCIRTKVDDLPSRLKLIYAGVTEIITQFQPDYFAIEQVFMAKNADSALKLGQARGVAIVAAVNQDLPVFEYAARQVKQTVVGNGGADKSQVQHMVRTLLKLPANPQADAADALAIAITHCHVSQNAMQISESRLNLARGRLR encoded by the coding sequence ATGGCGATTATTCTCGGTATTGACCCGGGCTCACGCATCACCGGTTATGGCGTTATCCGCCAGGTCGGGCGTCAGTTAACCTACCTGGGCAGCGGCTGTATCCGTACAAAAGTGGACGATCTGCCGTCGCGCCTGAAGCTTATTTACGCGGGCGTGACGGAGATTATCACTCAGTTCCAGCCGGACTATTTCGCCATCGAACAGGTGTTTATGGCGAAGAACGCCGACTCGGCGCTGAAGCTGGGTCAGGCGCGCGGCGTGGCGATTGTCGCCGCGGTGAACCAGGATCTGCCGGTGTTTGAATACGCCGCGCGGCAGGTCAAGCAGACCGTGGTGGGGAACGGTGGGGCAGATAAAAGCCAGGTGCAGCACATGGTGCGTACCCTGCTAAAACTGCCCGCCAATCCACAGGCGGATGCCGCTGATGCGCTGGCAATTGCCATTACCCATTGCCACGTTAGCCAGAACGCGATGCAGATTAGCGAGTCGCGGCTCAACCTGGCGCGCGGTCGATTACGCTAA
- a CDS encoding glucosyltransferase domain-containing protein, producing the protein MDIKNLTITQEDKPLIYTIIVSLTIVYGYSLANYSMSIDNEFTEFFAQKLSIGRWGGAFLKETILPNPYAPFFTNLIFCIFLGFSAFTTSKLLSFKRNKAILFSVLCISYPAIFYQADFIMQSDAVSIGMFVGVISAYLVICSLEKIDSTPRKIGIYILSALFYCFSISVYQSIFNTALGIIAIFYAHNYYEGRKTLTICKLLAYICWIISALSLYVICTKALQAIYHIEGASYLINQIGWLHNSLTVNITTILAALYKLTTGSSYYGAAIFRLASVCFVLHVVMCFWKRRGAVSIIMALLAYLSPFVLVIALASDAPPRTFTFQPFIHAFFICTIVFSYFKESTANYVTYILCIIGVWFGSSTYSKLMFSDHMIWQSDKITAAEIISTIRNKIPQYSEGETPIYFYGALNKNNIWKPGNSDIFGSSFFAWDGGNSERIIAFYRSNLIADIKPVTYAQAMSINDKIKEVKPWPSREAIFMENGIVVVKLSNNEGFTGNLSR; encoded by the coding sequence ATGGATATTAAAAATTTAACAATCACCCAAGAAGATAAACCTTTAATATACACAATCATTGTTTCATTAACAATTGTATATGGCTATTCATTAGCTAATTATTCAATGTCAATTGATAATGAATTTACCGAGTTTTTTGCACAAAAACTCAGTATTGGGCGATGGGGCGGAGCATTCTTAAAAGAAACGATACTGCCAAATCCATACGCTCCATTTTTCACAAATCTAATATTCTGCATATTTCTTGGCTTTTCTGCCTTTACCACATCGAAGCTTCTTTCTTTTAAAAGAAATAAGGCTATTTTGTTTTCTGTCTTATGTATATCTTATCCTGCAATTTTTTATCAAGCTGATTTTATCATGCAAAGTGATGCGGTTAGCATTGGCATGTTTGTGGGCGTTATTTCTGCATACCTAGTGATATGTAGCTTAGAAAAAATTGATTCCACACCGAGAAAAATAGGCATATATATATTGTCAGCTTTATTCTATTGCTTTTCAATTTCCGTTTATCAGTCCATATTTAATACGGCATTAGGCATTATTGCAATTTTTTATGCTCATAATTATTATGAAGGAAGAAAAACACTTACAATCTGTAAGTTACTTGCATACATATGTTGGATTATCTCTGCTCTTTCTTTGTATGTCATTTGTACAAAGGCCCTTCAAGCTATATATCACATCGAGGGTGCCTCTTATTTAATAAATCAGATCGGATGGTTACATAATTCTTTAACAGTTAACATAACAACGATCTTAGCAGCCCTATATAAACTTACAACAGGATCTTCGTATTATGGAGCAGCTATATTTAGACTTGCTTCAGTTTGCTTCGTTTTACACGTAGTCATGTGCTTTTGGAAAAGAAGGGGGGCAGTAAGCATAATTATGGCTTTGCTGGCTTATTTATCACCTTTTGTTCTGGTAATTGCTTTAGCATCAGATGCTCCCCCTCGCACTTTTACCTTCCAACCGTTTATCCATGCTTTTTTTATTTGCACTATAGTTTTTTCATACTTTAAGGAATCAACCGCTAATTATGTCACTTATATTTTATGCATCATTGGCGTATGGTTTGGCTCAAGTACTTATAGCAAGCTTATGTTTTCTGACCATATGATTTGGCAATCTGACAAAATTACTGCTGCAGAAATCATCAGCACCATCAGGAATAAAATACCTCAATACAGTGAAGGCGAGACGCCTATTTATTTTTATGGTGCACTTAATAAAAATAATATATGGAAGCCCGGAAACTCAGATATATTTGGTAGTTCCTTTTTCGCCTGGGATGGTGGTAACTCTGAGCGAATTATTGCTTTCTATCGTTCAAATTTGATTGCTGATATCAAACCTGTTACTTATGCTCAGGCAATGAGCATAAATGATAAGATTAAAGAAGTGAAACCATGGCCGTCACGTGAGGCTATTTTCATGGAAAATGGCATCGTTGTTGTTAAATTGAGTAATAATGAAGGTTTCACAGGTAACCTTAGTAGGTAA
- the znuB gene encoding zinc ABC transporter permease subunit ZnuB: MIELLLPGCLAGIMLACAAGPLGSFVVWRRMSYFGDTLAHASLLGVAFGLLLDVNPFYAVIAVTLLLAAGLVWLEKRPHLAVDTLLGIMAHSALSLGLVVVSLMSNIRVDLMAYLFGDLLAVTPDDLIAIAIGVVIVLAILLWQWRNLLAMTISPDLAFVDGVKLQRVKLLLMLVTALTIGVAMKFVGALIITSLLIIPAATARRFARTPEQMAGVAVGVGMIAVTGGLTFSAFYDTPAGPSVVLCAATLFIFSMMKKPAS; the protein is encoded by the coding sequence ATGATTGAACTATTACTGCCCGGCTGTCTGGCCGGGATAATGCTCGCCTGCGCGGCGGGTCCACTGGGCTCGTTTGTCGTCTGGCGCCGGATGTCCTACTTTGGCGATACGCTGGCCCATGCTTCTCTGCTGGGGGTGGCGTTTGGTTTACTGCTGGATGTGAATCCTTTTTACGCGGTGATTGCGGTGACGCTGCTGCTGGCGGCGGGTCTGGTGTGGCTTGAAAAACGCCCGCACCTTGCGGTGGATACGCTGCTTGGGATCATGGCCCACAGCGCCCTGTCGCTGGGTCTGGTGGTGGTGAGCCTGATGTCCAACATCCGCGTGGATCTGATGGCCTATCTGTTTGGCGATCTGCTGGCGGTCACGCCGGACGACCTGATTGCCATCGCCATCGGAGTGGTGATTGTTCTGGCTATCCTGCTGTGGCAGTGGCGCAACCTGCTGGCAATGACCATCAGCCCGGATTTAGCCTTTGTTGATGGCGTGAAACTGCAGCGCGTAAAACTGCTGCTGATGCTGGTGACCGCGTTGACCATTGGCGTGGCGATGAAGTTTGTCGGGGCGCTGATCATCACCTCCCTGTTGATTATCCCTGCCGCCACCGCACGTCGTTTTGCCCGTACGCCGGAGCAGATGGCCGGTGTGGCTGTGGGTGTGGGGATGATCGCGGTGACCGGCGGATTAACCTTCTCGGCATTTTATGACACCCCTGCCGGGCCGTCCGTGGTGCTGTGTGCGGCTACGCTGTTTATCTTCAGTATGATGAAGAAGCCTGCCAGCTGA
- the ruvA gene encoding Holliday junction branch migration protein RuvA, with protein MIGRLRGIILEKQPPIVLLEAAGVGYEVHMPMTCFYELPDAGKEAIIFTHFVVREDAQLLFGFNNKQERTLFKELIKTNGVGPKLALAILSGMSAAQFVNAVEREDPAALIKLPGIGKKTAERLIVEMKDRFKGLHGDLFTPAADLVLTSPAGPATDDAEQEAVAALVALGYKPQEASRMVSKVAKPDATSETLIREALRAAL; from the coding sequence GTGATAGGCAGACTCAGAGGCATCATCTTAGAAAAACAACCCCCGATAGTGCTGCTTGAGGCCGCAGGCGTGGGCTATGAAGTGCACATGCCGATGACCTGCTTCTATGAGTTGCCGGACGCGGGCAAAGAGGCGATTATCTTTACTCACTTCGTGGTGCGTGAAGATGCCCAGCTGCTGTTTGGCTTTAACAACAAGCAGGAACGCACCCTGTTTAAAGAGCTGATCAAAACCAACGGCGTGGGGCCAAAGCTGGCGCTGGCGATCCTCTCCGGGATGTCGGCTGCGCAGTTCGTTAACGCCGTTGAGCGTGAAGATCCCGCCGCCCTGATTAAACTTCCGGGCATTGGTAAGAAAACGGCCGAGCGCCTGATTGTCGAGATGAAAGATCGCTTCAAAGGTCTGCATGGCGATCTGTTTACCCCTGCTGCCGACCTCGTGCTGACTTCGCCGGCGGGCCCGGCAACAGATGATGCGGAACAGGAAGCGGTTGCCGCGCTGGTGGCGCTGGGCTATAAACCTCAGGAAGCGAGCCGAATGGTCAGTAAAGTGGCTAAACCGGACGCTACCAGTGAAACCCTGATTCGTGAAGCGCTGCGCGCCGCATTGTGA
- the znuC gene encoding zinc ABC transporter ATP-binding protein ZnuC, with protein sequence MTNLVSLENISVSFGQRRVLSDVSLDLKPGKILTLLGPNGAGKSTLVRVVLGLVAPDSGLIKRDRQLRIGYVPQKLHLDATLPLTVSRFLRLRPDTRKEDILPALKRVQAGHLIEAPLQKLSGGETQRVLLARALLNKPQLLVLDEPTQGVDVNGQVALYDLIDQLRKELDCAVLMVSHDLHLVMAKTDEVLCLNHHICCSGTPEVVSMHPEFISMFGPRGAEQLGIYRHHHNHRHDLQGRIVLRRGNGNS encoded by the coding sequence ATGACGAATCTGGTATCTCTCGAAAATATTTCGGTTTCATTTGGTCAGCGCCGCGTCCTCTCTGACGTTTCGCTGGATCTGAAACCCGGCAAAATTCTGACGCTTCTGGGTCCAAACGGTGCGGGTAAGTCCACGCTGGTGCGGGTTGTACTCGGCCTGGTAGCACCGGACTCAGGCCTGATCAAGCGTGACCGGCAGCTGCGTATTGGCTATGTGCCTCAGAAGCTGCACCTTGACGCCACGCTGCCGCTGACGGTCAGCCGCTTTCTGAGACTGCGCCCCGATACGCGCAAAGAGGATATTCTTCCGGCGCTTAAGCGTGTGCAGGCCGGGCATCTGATTGAAGCGCCCCTGCAAAAGCTCTCCGGCGGCGAGACCCAACGCGTGCTGCTGGCCCGTGCGCTTTTGAACAAACCGCAGCTGCTGGTGCTCGATGAACCGACTCAGGGTGTGGATGTTAACGGACAGGTTGCGCTGTATGATCTGATCGATCAGCTGCGTAAAGAGCTGGACTGCGCCGTGCTGATGGTGTCCCACGACCTGCATCTGGTGATGGCGAAAACCGACGAAGTGCTCTGCCTGAACCACCACATCTGCTGCTCCGGCACGCCGGAAGTGGTCTCCATGCATCCCGAATTTATCTCGATGTTTGGCCCACGCGGCGCTGAACAGCTGGGCATTTATCGCCACCATCACAACCACCGCCATGATTTGCAGGGACGCATTGTCCTTCGCCGGGGAAACGGTAACTCATGA
- the aspS gene encoding aspartate--tRNA ligase, which translates to MRTEYCGQLRQSHVGQQVTLCGWVNRRRDLGSLIFIDMRDREGIVQVFFDPDRADALKLAAELRNEFCIQVTGTVRARDEKNINSDMATGEIEVLATDLTIINRSDSLPLDFNHVNTEEARLKFRYLDLRRPEMADRLKTRAKITSLVRRFMDDHGFLDIETPMLTKATPEGARDYLVPSRVHKGKFYALPQSPQLFKQLLMMSGFDRYYQIVKCFRDEDLRADRQPEFTQIDVETSFMTAEQVREVMEALVRSLWLDVKGVDLGDFPIMTFAEAERRYGSDKPDLRNPMELVDVADLLKGVEFAVFSGPANDPKGRVAALRVPGGAALSRKQIDDYGNFIKIYGAKGLAYIKVTERAKGIEGITSPVAKFLNAEIVESILARTEAQDGDMIFFGADNKKVVADALGALRLKLGKDLNLTDEAKWAPLWVIDFPMFEDDGEGGLTAMHHPFTSPKEMSAAELQAAPEEAVANAYDMVINGYEVGGGSVRIHSGDMQQTVFGILGINEQEQREKFGFLLDALKYGTPPHAGLAFGLDRLTMLLTGTDNIRDVIAFPKTTAAACLMTEAPSFANPASLSELGIEVVKKEEKN; encoded by the coding sequence ATGCGTACAGAATATTGCGGGCAGCTGCGTCAGTCCCACGTCGGACAGCAGGTGACCCTGTGTGGTTGGGTCAACCGTCGTCGTGATCTTGGCAGCCTTATCTTTATCGATATGCGCGACCGCGAAGGCATCGTGCAGGTGTTTTTCGATCCAGACCGCGCCGATGCGTTAAAGCTGGCAGCTGAACTGCGTAATGAGTTCTGCATCCAGGTGACCGGTACCGTGCGTGCGCGTGACGAAAAGAACATCAACAGCGACATGGCGACCGGTGAAATCGAAGTGCTGGCGACCGATCTGACCATCATTAACCGTTCAGACTCACTGCCGCTGGATTTCAACCACGTCAACACCGAAGAAGCGCGTCTGAAATTCCGCTATCTTGATCTGCGTCGCCCGGAAATGGCCGATCGCCTGAAAACCCGCGCGAAAATCACCAGCCTGGTGCGCCGCTTTATGGACGATCACGGTTTCCTCGATATCGAAACCCCGATGCTGACCAAAGCGACCCCGGAAGGCGCGCGTGACTACCTCGTGCCATCCCGCGTCCATAAAGGCAAATTCTACGCGCTGCCACAGTCCCCTCAGCTGTTCAAACAGCTGCTGATGATGTCCGGTTTCGACCGCTACTATCAGATTGTGAAATGCTTCCGTGACGAAGACCTGCGTGCTGACCGTCAGCCAGAATTTACCCAGATCGACGTCGAGACCTCCTTCATGACCGCTGAGCAGGTGCGTGAAGTGATGGAAGCGCTGGTACGCAGCCTGTGGCTGGACGTGAAGGGCGTGGATCTGGGCGACTTCCCAATCATGACCTTCGCTGAAGCGGAACGTCGCTACGGCTCTGACAAACCAGACCTGCGTAACCCGATGGAGCTGGTGGACGTTGCCGACCTGCTGAAAGGCGTGGAGTTCGCGGTCTTCTCTGGCCCGGCTAACGATCCGAAAGGCCGCGTCGCCGCGCTGCGCGTACCTGGCGGTGCTGCCTTAAGCCGTAAGCAGATTGACGACTACGGCAACTTCATCAAAATTTATGGCGCGAAAGGCCTGGCTTACATCAAAGTCACCGAGCGTGCGAAAGGCATCGAAGGCATCACCAGCCCGGTGGCGAAATTCCTGAATGCTGAGATCGTTGAATCCATTCTGGCGCGTACTGAAGCCCAGGACGGCGACATGATCTTCTTCGGCGCGGACAACAAGAAAGTGGTTGCCGACGCGCTGGGCGCACTGCGTCTGAAGCTGGGCAAAGATCTGAACCTCACTGACGAAGCCAAATGGGCGCCGCTGTGGGTTATCGACTTCCCGATGTTCGAAGATGACGGCGAAGGCGGTCTGACCGCGATGCACCACCCGTTCACCTCCCCGAAAGAGATGAGCGCGGCAGAGCTGCAAGCAGCACCGGAAGAGGCAGTCGCTAACGCCTACGACATGGTGATCAACGGCTACGAAGTGGGCGGCGGTTCCGTGCGTATCCACAGCGGCGACATGCAGCAGACCGTATTTGGTATTCTGGGCATTAACGAACAGGAACAGCGCGAGAAGTTTGGCTTCCTGCTGGATGCCCTGAAGTACGGTACACCGCCGCACGCAGGTCTGGCGTTTGGTCTGGATCGTCTGACCATGCTGCTGACCGGCACCGACAACATTCGTGATGTTATCGCCTTCCCGAAAACCACCGCCGCTGCGTGTCTGATGACCGAAGCGCCAAGCTTCGCTAACCCGGCTTCCCTGAGCGAACTGGGTATCGAAGTGGTGAAAAAGGAAGAGAAAAACTGA
- a CDS encoding glycosyltransferase family 2 protein: protein MKNGSKLIIVVPCYNESEVFENTHLTLQSVINELIVDELISDNSGIFYVDDGSKDDTWEKIAHVCKMEGSGGLKLSRNCGHQVAVIAGLQEVDADAVITIDADLQDDVKAIKEMVIKFNEGFDVVYGVRDDRTTDSFFKRQSAKAFYNLMSKIGVEQINNHADFRLLSRRAKEALLSYKESNLYLRGIVPTIGFKTSIVYYKRLERLAGQSKYPFRKMLALAVQGITSNTVFPLRAIAFIGLLISFTSFLFLIFIILNKLFGNTFPGWASISAGIYFLGGVQMFSIGIIGEYVGKIYIETKKRPRYFIENKYDV, encoded by the coding sequence ATGAAAAATGGTTCCAAATTAATTATCGTAGTACCTTGCTACAATGAAAGCGAGGTTTTTGAAAACACGCATCTTACTTTGCAGTCCGTTATCAATGAATTAATTGTAGATGAACTAATATCTGATAATAGTGGAATATTTTATGTGGACGATGGTAGTAAAGATGATACTTGGGAAAAAATAGCTCATGTATGCAAAATGGAAGGTTCTGGTGGGCTCAAATTGTCAAGAAATTGTGGGCACCAGGTAGCTGTAATCGCAGGCCTTCAGGAAGTTGATGCAGATGCCGTAATTACTATCGATGCTGATCTACAAGATGACGTTAAAGCAATAAAAGAAATGGTTATAAAATTTAATGAAGGTTTTGACGTTGTTTATGGTGTACGAGATGATAGAACCACTGATTCTTTTTTCAAAAGGCAGTCAGCAAAAGCATTTTATAATTTAATGTCTAAAATTGGCGTAGAACAAATTAATAATCATGCTGACTTTAGGTTGTTGAGTAGAAGAGCTAAAGAAGCCCTTCTTTCCTACAAAGAAAGTAATCTGTATCTAAGAGGTATTGTGCCAACTATCGGATTTAAAACATCCATTGTATATTATAAACGTTTAGAAAGATTAGCCGGGCAATCAAAATATCCTTTCAGAAAGATGCTAGCTTTAGCTGTTCAGGGAATTACCTCAAACACAGTATTCCCTCTACGAGCTATCGCCTTTATTGGACTACTCATTTCTTTTACATCATTCTTATTCCTCATATTTATTATTCTTAATAAGTTATTTGGAAATACTTTCCCAGGGTGGGCATCAATAAGCGCGGGCATTTACTTTTTAGGGGGGGTGCAAATGTTTTCTATCGGTATAATTGGTGAATATGTTGGAAAAATATATATTGAAACAAAAAAGCGCCCAAGATATTTTATCGAAAATAAATACGATGTTTAA
- the ruvB gene encoding Holliday junction branch migration DNA helicase RuvB, producing MIEADRLVSAGSVQTEDLVDRAIRPKLLDEYIGQPQVRSQMEIFIQAAKLRGDALDHLLIFGPPGLGKTTLANIVANEMGVNLRTTSGPVLEKAGDLAAMLTNLEPHDVLFIDEIHRLSPVVEEVLYPAMEDYQLDIMIGEGPAARSIKIDLPPFTLIGATTRAGSLTSPLRDRFGIVQRLEFYQVPDLQHIVSRSARYMGLDMSEEGAFEVAKRSRGTPRIANRLLRRVRDFAEVKHDGTISLDIAAQALDMLNVDAEGFDYMDRKLLLAVLDKFFGGPVGLDNLAAAIGEERETIEDVLEPYLIQQGFLQRTPRGRMATVRAWDHFGITPPQMP from the coding sequence ATGATTGAAGCAGACCGTCTGGTCTCAGCAGGCAGCGTTCAGACAGAAGATCTGGTGGACAGGGCGATCCGCCCGAAGCTGCTTGATGAGTATATTGGCCAGCCGCAGGTGCGCTCGCAGATGGAGATCTTCATCCAGGCGGCGAAACTTCGCGGCGACGCCCTCGATCACCTGCTGATTTTCGGCCCGCCAGGGCTCGGGAAAACCACCCTCGCCAATATCGTCGCCAACGAGATGGGCGTCAATCTGCGCACCACCTCCGGCCCGGTGCTGGAAAAGGCGGGCGATCTGGCGGCGATGCTGACCAACCTCGAACCCCACGATGTGCTGTTTATCGATGAGATCCATCGCCTGTCACCGGTGGTGGAAGAGGTGCTCTATCCGGCGATGGAAGACTACCAGCTGGATATCATGATTGGCGAAGGCCCGGCCGCGCGTTCGATTAAAATCGACCTCCCGCCTTTCACCCTGATTGGCGCCACCACCCGCGCGGGTTCCTTAACCTCGCCGCTGCGCGATCGTTTCGGCATCGTGCAGCGCCTTGAGTTTTACCAGGTGCCCGATCTCCAGCATATTGTGAGCCGAAGCGCGCGCTACATGGGGCTGGATATGAGCGAAGAGGGGGCTTTCGAAGTGGCGAAGCGCTCCCGCGGCACGCCGCGTATCGCCAACCGCCTACTGCGCAGGGTGCGCGATTTTGCCGAAGTGAAGCACGACGGCACCATCTCGCTGGATATTGCTGCCCAGGCGCTGGATATGCTGAACGTCGATGCCGAAGGGTTTGACTATATGGACCGTAAGCTGCTGCTGGCGGTGCTGGACAAGTTCTTCGGCGGGCCGGTGGGGCTGGATAACCTGGCGGCGGCGATTGGTGAAGAGCGGGAAACTATCGAGGATGTGCTGGAGCCGTATCTGATCCAGCAGGGCTTTTTGCAGCGTACGCCGCGCGGGCGCATGGCGACGGTAAGAGCCTGGGACCACTTTGGCATTACGCCGCCGCAGATGCCTTAA
- the nudB gene encoding dihydroneopterin triphosphate diphosphatase, which produces MAYKLPVSVLVIIYAEDTKRVLMLQRRDDPAFWQSVTGSLEEGETALQAAAREVKEEVAIDVAREQLTLKDCQRTVDFEIFSHLRHRYAPGTERNTESWFCLALPHEREIVFTEHLTYRWVNAAEAAALTKSWSNRQAIEEFVINAA; this is translated from the coding sequence ATGGCATATAAGCTTCCCGTTTCCGTGTTAGTGATCATTTATGCAGAAGACACGAAGCGGGTGCTGATGTTGCAGCGACGCGACGATCCCGCCTTCTGGCAGTCGGTTACCGGCAGCCTGGAGGAGGGTGAAACCGCGTTGCAGGCCGCCGCGCGTGAAGTAAAGGAAGAGGTCGCCATTGATGTTGCTCGCGAGCAACTGACCCTGAAGGACTGTCAGCGCACGGTGGATTTTGAAATCTTTAGCCATTTACGTCATCGCTATGCGCCGGGGACCGAACGCAATACAGAATCCTGGTTCTGCCTTGCGCTTCCCCACGAGCGGGAGATCGTGTTCACCGAACATTTGACCTACCGCTGGGTTAATGCAGCCGAAGCCGCAGCGTTAACCAAGTCGTGGAGCAACCGGCAGGCGATTGAAGAATTTGTAATTAACGCCGCCTGA
- a CDS encoding YebC/PmpR family DNA-binding transcriptional regulator — protein sequence MAGHSKWANTKHRKAAQDAKRGKIFTKIIRELVTAARLGGGDAGSNPRLRAAIDKALSNNMTRDTLNRAIARGVGGDEDANMETIIYEGYGPGGTAVMIECLSDNRNRTVAEVRHAFTKTGGNLGTDGSVAYLFSKKGVISFEKGDEDAIMEAALEAGAEDVVTYDDGAIDVYTAWEEMGAVRDALEAAGLKADAAEVTMIPSTKADMDAETAPKLLRLIDMLEDCDDVQEVYHNGEISDEVAATL from the coding sequence ATGGCAGGTCATAGTAAGTGGGCCAACACCAAACACCGCAAAGCGGCACAGGATGCCAAACGCGGTAAGATCTTCACCAAAATCATTCGTGAGCTGGTTACCGCAGCTCGTCTGGGCGGCGGCGATGCCGGCTCTAACCCGCGTCTGCGCGCAGCGATCGATAAAGCGCTGAGCAACAACATGACCCGTGACACCCTGAACCGTGCTATTGCCCGTGGCGTAGGCGGCGATGAAGACGCGAACATGGAAACCATCATTTATGAAGGTTACGGTCCTGGCGGCACGGCGGTGATGATTGAATGCTTGTCCGACAACCGTAACCGTACCGTGGCCGAAGTGCGTCATGCCTTCACCAAAACCGGTGGTAACCTGGGCACTGACGGTTCCGTTGCGTACCTGTTCAGCAAGAAAGGCGTGATCTCCTTCGAGAAAGGCGACGAAGACGCGATCATGGAAGCGGCGCTGGAAGCCGGTGCTGAAGACGTTGTGACCTATGACGACGGCGCGATTGACGTCTATACCGCATGGGAAGAGATGGGTGCCGTGCGTGATGCGCTGGAAGCCGCTGGCCTGAAAGCCGACGCAGCCGAAGTCACCATGATCCCATCCACCAAAGCGGATATGGATGCGGAAACCGCACCGAAACTGCTGCGTCTGATCGACATGCTTGAAGATTGCGACGATGTGCAGGAAGTTTATCACAACGGTGAAATCTCCGACGAGGTTGCGGCTACGCTGTAA
- a CDS encoding GtrA family protein, whose product MRTFSKYIGIGIINTLSTLVIIISLTAFGVDLYAANACGYVAGILISYLLNCTFTFKKNYAFKSIFLFSLVSAVCYFANVITIYLSISIGSGPYIAQVVGMCVYTITGFLLNKYVTFK is encoded by the coding sequence ATGCGTACATTTTCAAAATATATTGGCATAGGCATAATTAATACTTTGTCTACTTTAGTAATCATTATTTCACTGACTGCATTTGGCGTTGACTTATACGCTGCTAATGCATGTGGATATGTTGCCGGAATACTAATCAGTTATTTATTAAACTGTACATTTACTTTTAAAAAAAATTATGCTTTCAAAAGCATATTTTTATTTTCACTTGTTTCAGCAGTATGCTATTTTGCTAACGTAATAACAATTTACCTATCTATTTCAATTGGCTCCGGGCCTTATATAGCTCAGGTAGTAGGTATGTGTGTATACACTATTACTGGATTCCTTTTAAATAAATACGTTACATTTAAATAA
- a CDS encoding hydrolase, which translates to MFTLDAARTALVVIDLQEGILPFAGGPHTAQDVVSRSARLAEKCRASGSPVVMVRVGWSADFAEALKQPVDAQAPAHALPENWWHYPLSLGKRDSDIEVTKRQWGAFYGTDLELQLRRRGIDTIILCGISTNIGVESTARNAWELGFNLVIAEDACSAASADQHLGSMTNIFPRIGRVRSTDEIISAL; encoded by the coding sequence ATGTTCACACTCGACGCCGCCCGTACCGCCCTTGTGGTGATTGATTTACAGGAAGGGATCCTGCCCTTTGCCGGTGGTCCGCATACCGCCCAGGATGTGGTCAGCCGCAGCGCACGTCTGGCCGAAAAATGCCGCGCCAGCGGATCGCCCGTGGTGATGGTCCGCGTGGGCTGGTCCGCCGATTTCGCCGAGGCGCTGAAACAGCCGGTGGATGCCCAGGCGCCCGCCCATGCCCTGCCGGAAAACTGGTGGCACTACCCGCTGTCTCTCGGCAAACGCGATAGCGATATCGAGGTGACCAAACGCCAGTGGGGCGCATTCTACGGCACCGACCTGGAGTTACAGCTGCGTCGTCGCGGTATCGATACTATTATTCTGTGTGGGATCTCCACCAACATCGGCGTTGAGTCCACCGCGCGTAACGCCTGGGAGCTGGGCTTTAATCTGGTGATCGCCGAAGACGCCTGCAGCGCGGCCTCGGCCGACCAGCATCTCGGCAGCATGACCAATATCTTCCCGCGCATTGGCCGGGTACGCAGCACCGACGAGATTATCAGCGCACTATGA
- a CDS encoding DinI family protein, which produces MFLELVYDKRNVEGLAGARDIIHAELTKRVHRIFPDAEVKVKPMQANGLNSDASKSDRKKLNRMLEEMFEESDMWEAEARLLTSRITALYETKGFIAAIHRKN; this is translated from the coding sequence ATGTTCCTCGAACTAGTTTATGACAAACGAAATGTTGAAGGATTGGCGGGTGCCAGAGATATCATCCATGCCGAACTGACTAAGCGAGTGCACCGGATCTTTCCGGATGCAGAAGTGAAGGTTAAGCCGATGCAGGCGAATGGCTTAAACAGCGATGCCAGCAAAAGTGATCGGAAAAAGCTGAACCGAATGCTGGAGGAAATGTTTGAAGAGTCAGATATGTGGGAAGCTGAGGCTCGATTACTAACAAGCCGGATAACCGCACTATATGAAACCAAGGGGTTCATAGCGGCTATACACAGAAAAAATTAA